Genomic DNA from Pseudomonadota bacterium:
TGAGCAGGGTGAAGACGACCTTGAATGCCGTCTCGGCGTCGCCGGAGGTGTAGCTGATTTCATAGATGCGGTTGTTTTCGCTGAACCCGCCCATGTTCTTCAGCTGGATGTTGTTGGACAGGTTCGCGATGAGCATCTCCTGGCCCTGCGGCGTCTTCACGTCGTGATCCATGTCCGTCTCGCGGATGACGGATAACAGACTCTCGCGGTTCAGCAGCATGCGGCTCATCACGTTGATTTCCCGTTCGGGATTGAGCTCGACTGCCAGCCCCTTGAGCAAGGGCTGCATGACCGAGGAGGTATCGATGTGTACCGCGGCGCGCGAGGTGTACTTGTCCGGCAGGGTGTAGACCACCAGCCAGCCGCTGATGGCAACGATCCAGGCGATGATCAGTGCAGACCAGCGGAACCGCCACAGGCTGTGCAGATAGCCGTATACGACGAGGAACTGTTCGTGTATCGAAATCATCTCGGTATTCTGTCGTGGTTGCCGGTCATCAGGGCCGCGACCAGACAGACCGTCGCCGGTCTTAACCCGGGATGAACACAGATGTGTACTGCCATCATCTCCAGCCCCGGGGCCCGTGGTCGCGGCAAAACGATCAAACCGCAACTGGCACCACTATAAAGTGAAAGACGCCAAAAAAGTATCAGCTAAAAGTCTTAGACGCGACGTCATCGGCACCGTCACACGCACGCTCCGGTGTGCGGCGGTTGAGCTGACCGCGGCACCTGGCCGTCACCGCAGGTTTGCGGAAACGCAAGGCACCACGGAGGTGACCGCAGGTATCTCCACGAACCACATACAGAGAGAAATAATTAACCATAACAACAGGTTAAGAATGCCGCTCGCGTTATGCCACCGGCCGGCGGGGGCATTATACGGGTTCAGGGGCGACATTTTACAGAGTACCCGCCGGAGTGAATACTGCACCGGTCAATTTCGCGAGAATTTCCTGGCTGGCTCCGGTGAGCGGTTTTCACAGGCACGGCGCCATCGAGGGCGAACGGTGCTGTCCGCTCCCCCGCTTGAAGGATCCAGGCCGGCAGCGACAAGAGCCGTCAAAAAGCCGTTCAATTGGCGCGACCACCCGCCTTCAGTAACAGGGCGGCATCGTCGCGGCCGGCAAAGGGTTCCCCACTGTCGAGCAACTGTCTCAGCAGACGCCGCCCCCGCGCCTGATCTCCCGCGCGGAGCTGGGCCACCGCATGGTGGTAGCGCACCTCGGCATTGTCCGGCAGTTTCTTGACAGCCTGTTCCAGCAGGCGCAGACCCTGGCTTTGATCGCCCGTCTGCAGCTGGATCCAGCCGAGGGTATCCATCACGCCCGGATTGTCCGGCGCGGCCTCAAGCGCGCGCTGCGCCAGCGCCAGCGCCTCGGGTCGACCCGTCTGCTGGTACAGACCGGCCAGGTTGTTGAGGGCGACCGCATTGTTCCCGTCCAGTTCCAGCACGCGCTCGTACTGCGTGATCGCCTGGTCGGGCCGGTCCATGTCCTGCCAGGTGGTGCCGAGAAATTCCAGGGCACGGATATCGTCCGGATGCTCGGCCAGCCACGCCTGCAGCAGCTCCGCGGCTGCCGCCAGGTTCCCTGCCCGCCCGGTGCTGCCGGCCTGCTTGAGCACGATATCCACCTGTTGCCGGTATTCGCGCGCGCGCGCGTATTCCTCGCTGGCGGCCAGGTAGTCGTTACGCGCCATGAGCGCATCCCCGGCCAGCTCGTAGCCCAGGTAAAGACCGGGATGTTCCTGCTGAATACGCTTACCAAGTTCCAGTGCCCGCGCATCGGATCCGCTCTCGAGCTCCAGCCGGGCCAGCAGGGACATGGCCGGGACACTCCCGGGCGCCTGCTGCAGCGCAGCCTCGAGCTGCACCCGCGCATCTGCCGGCCGCTGCAACTCCAGGTAGCACTCCCCCAGCAGCAGCCGGGCCAGCGCCGAGTTGGGTTCCTGCGACTGCAGCTGGGTCAGCGGCTTGAGTGCGGCCGCATAGTTGCTTTCGGCCATGAACAAGCGCCCCTGCATGGCCAGCACCATCGGATCGTGCGGACTCTTTTCCGACGCATCCCTGACCAATGGCCGGGCCAGCTCGAGTGAGCCGCTCTGCAGGTAATACTCCGCCAGCAGCACGCGCGGCCTGCTGTCGGCAGGCGCATGCTCCACTGCCCGCTTCAGCCAGTCCAGCATCTGCGCACCGTCGCCCTGCCGCTCTGCGATTCGCGCCAGTGCCAGCATGGGTATGGCGGAAGCCGTATTCAGGTCGACCAGCTGCCGGTTGAGGTCGATCGCGGCCTGATAGTTCCCCGCCTGTTCCTCCACGTGCGCCAGCGTCAGCAGCGCCGCCGGCAGCCCCGGTTGCAGCTGCAGGGCACGGCGCAGATACCGGCGTGCCTCGTCGGCATCGCCGCTGGCGGCGAACACGTTGCCCGCCAGGGTCTGCAGTACCGGGTCCTGCCCGCGGGTGCGGACCATCTCCAGGACCTGCTTGATCGCCTGCGGAAAGTCACCGGCGCGCAGGTGTGCCAGCACCAGCAGCATCTCCGCCTGCTGCTGCCCGCCTCCCGCCGCAAGCATGGCCTTGAGTTCACTGATGGCCTGGGCGGTATCACCCGCTTCGATATAGGCCCGTGCGAGTTCGGTGCGAATCTGCTGATTACCGGTGTCGAGCTTCAGTGCCTGCTCGAGTTCCGCGATACCGGCCTGACGCACGCCGCGGCGCAGATCGGAAAGCCCGACCAGGGCGAGCAACTCGACGTCGTTCGTCTCGTCGCTCAGCGCGCCGCCCAGTACCTCGCGCGCGGCATCGGCACGGTCCAGCAGGATATAGCTGCGCGCCAGCAGTTTGCGGGCAGCCAGATTGTCCGGTACGGCAGCGACATACTTGGCCAGGAAGTAGGCGGCCTGCTCGTAATTGCGAATGGCGAAGTTGACCGTGCCATAGAGCAGGCGTGTGGGATTATGCTCCGGCGCCAGTTTCAGGACCTTGAGCAGCAGCTGCTCCGCCCGGACATAGTCGCCCTGCTCGAAGGCCACGAGTCCGCCCAGATAGTTGATGACCGGATCGTCGGGATTCCTGCCGCGCAATGGCCGCAGGGCGGCCTCGGCCTCGGTGTACTGCCCCGCGACGATCTGCAGCTGACACAGCTGCAGCCGGGCAGTACGGCCATCGATGGTGATGAAACCGGGCGGATCGAGTTCCAGCACGCGGCGGTAGCGTGCCGTCGCCGCTGCGGTAGCGCCGGCGCGCTGCAAGGTGCCGGCGTCCAGCAACAGGAGCTCCTGGTCATCCGGGTAGCGCGCCAGCGCGTCATCCAGGATCGCGCGGGCCGCGCCCGCATGGCCGCCGAGTAGCTGCAGCTGAGCCCTGGCCAGCAACACCCGCAGGGCCGTCGGATCGATGCCGGCGGCCTCGTTCACCAGTTCGGCCGCACGCGCTGTAGCGCCGAGACCCGCCTCGGCGACCCCCTGCAGCGCCAGCAGACTGGCATTGTGCGCCGGCACGAATGCGGCATCCGGCTGCGCGACATCGCGCAGTTCGTCAAACCGGCCCATCCCGAGCAGGGCGCGCGCGACCCCGAGCCGCGCCTCTGCCGTATCCCAGCCGGCCGCTTCCGCCCGCCGGAACTCCTTGGCCGCGGTCGCGTAATCGCCGAAATCGAGATTGAGGCCCGCCAGCAGGTAGCGCGCCCTGGCGTTGTCCGGGTTCGCCTGCAGGACATTCTTCAGCTCGATGACCGCGGCGCTGATATCGCGACTGGCAAGGTAGGCATCCGCGCTCTGCATGAGCTGCTGTTCATCCAGGAACCAGTCGCTGCAGGCAGACAGCAGCAGCGCCAGCAGCGCGGGTTTGATCACGCTCCATCTAGACATCGGTACAGGCCATATTAACGTGAGCCACCGCGGCTGTTCGTGATACCGGCCAGTGCCGGGGCCATGGCCGCGGCGAAATCGGCCAGGTCAGACCGGGTCCGGGCGGCATCATCCGCGTAGTCCGCGGCGATCGCAATCACCGCCGACTGCGGCCTGCCCGTCACCAGACCGATGACCTGCATAACCTTGGCGAGCATCCTGTCGGTTACCTCCCGGTCGGCCACGACATACCAGTACCAGACCAGGCGTCGTCCGCCAGTGTCGTTCTGGAGTGACTGCTCGAGCGCACGGAGTGTGCCGGCTGCTGCTGGCGTTGCATGCTGCTGTACCATTTTCCACCTGCGTCCATCCGTGATGCTGTTGCGGTAATAGATCAGCTCGCTGCCCTGTTGCTGCACCGGGTAATAGCCCACATACAGGTAGACGGTCCGGCCATCCTTCCGGTACTGGCGCATTCCTTCGACTGCCCCCTGATAGACGGGGTTCCAGTCATCCGCCGCGGTCCAGGGCCCGGACCAGCCGCCCGCACCGGCGGGCAACGCCGGCAGCGCCGCCAGCGACGCGACTGGCCGGTGCAGGAGCTGCCAGCAGAGGACCGGCGTGGCGACCAGCAGGCCCAGCGCAGCCAGCGCCACCGGCACGAAACGCCGATAGCCACAGCCGCGCCCGCTCGCAGCCGTTGCGGGCGGCTGGGACGCCGCCGTATCCGCCACCCGGAAGAATCTCATATCGGCGAGCAATAGCAGCAACGCCAGGCCACCGAACAGATACCAGCCGAGGTAGAAATGATCCGTGACCAGCGAGGTCTGCATGCCGGTGACATGGCCGCGGTAGACGACGATCACCACGCGCAGGATGTTCGCGGCAATGGCGGCAGCGGCGGCGATCGTCACGACCAGCACCCGTCCCCGCAGGGAACGGTGGTACAGACTGGCGTAGAGCAGGCCCAGCGTCAGCGCGGCGAGCAGGTAAGCCAGTCCCGAGCATTCCTCGTCGACGGAAAATCTTCCCGTAGGCAGAATGATGAAGCGGCCGTCGCGGTAAGCGGGCACATCCAACAACCGCGCCAGCACATACGTGGCACGGACCGTCATATCCTGCAGCAACGGCAGCAGCGGCTCCCAGACCGGCAGGGCGAACAGGATCACCGTGAGCGGCAGCAGCATCCTGCCGGCCACCGCGGTCCCCAACAGCGACCAGATGACGGACAGGACCAGCAGCGGCAGCGCGAGGGTTTGCAACAGCAGGACGCCGGCCAAAGCCCCCACGAGCCAGAGCAGACAGGAAACCGCCACGGCAGCCAGCGCGCGCGGTTCCGCGCAGGGTGCGATCCGTGCCAGCCGGGCGCGCTGCACGTATACCAGATAAAGACCGATCGCCAGGGCCAGGTAGCCGTGCGAATAGTATTCCGCCCAATGCTGCCATGACGCGATCACGTGCAGCGTGGTATCACGGTAGAGTACGAGCAGCAGCAGTATCAGCAGCGCCGTGACGCCACCCTGCACCCTCCAGCCACGCCCGGTATTGGCAGCAGTCACGCTTCGACCCGACTAGAGCGCATTCTTCTCCGGCGTCTCCATATTCAGTTTCTTCATGAGATTGTAGAGCGAGGGGCGGCTGATACCGAGCGCCTCGGCGGCATGGGACATGTTGAAATTGGTCACATCCAGCGCACGCTGGATGACCCGGCGCTCCGCTTCCTCGCGCGCGGCGCGCAGGTCCAGCGACAGTGTATCACCCGTATCCTCCTGCAGTCCCAGGTCCGCCGCGGTGATGATACTGCCTTCCGCCATCACCACCGAACGCTTGACACGGTTCTCCATCTCACGCACGTTGCCCGGCCAGCCGTAGGCCTCGACACACTCGCGCGCCTGATCACTGAAACCGCGGAACTGGCGCCGGTGTTCGCTCGCGTACTTGTCCAGGAAACTGCGCGCCAGCAGCAGCCGGTCGCCCGCCCGTTCGCGCAATGCCGGGATGTGGATGACGATCTCGCTGATGCGGTAGTAGAGATCCTCGCGAAACTGGCCGGCATCGATCAGCGCCCGCAGGTCGCGGTGGGTCGCGCATACCACCCGCACGTCGACCGGAATCGGCTTGTGGCCGCCCAGACGCTCGACCTCGTGCTGTTGCAGGAAGCGCAGCATCTTGGCCTGCAGCGACATGGGCATGTCGCCGATCTCGTCGAGGAAGAAGGTACCGCCGCTGGCATGCTCGATCTTGCCCGGGTGCTGTCGGACCGCGCCGGTGAATGCGCCCTTCTCGTATCCGAACAACTCGCTTTCCAGCAGGGTTTCCGGGATCGCGGCACAGTTCACCGCGACGAATGGGCCGTCGCGGCGGACGCTGAGGCCATGCAGGGCGCGTGCGAACAGCTCCTTGCCGGTGCCGCTCTCGCCGGTGATCAGGGTGGTGGCATCGGTCGGCGCAACCTTCTCGACCATGCGGCAGGCTTCCTGCATCGCGCTGCTGGTGTAGATGATGCCGTCCAGCACATTGCCCGAACGCTCCGCGAGCAGACGCCGGTTCTCGGCCTCCAGTTCGTACAGCTTGCTGGCCCGGTCGACGATCAGTGCCAGCACCTCGGGGTCGACCGGCTTCTGATAGAAGTCATAGGCACCGAGCGCGACCGCCCTGAGCGCGACCTCCTGTTCGTCGTTACCGGTGACCACGATGATCTTGGTATACGGCGCCAGCTGCAGGATCTGCTCCAGGGTCGCCAGTCCCTCGGAGGCATTCGCCGTATCCGGCGGCAGACCGAGATCCAGTGTGACCACGGACGGACGGTGGCGCTGCAGCTGTTCGATCGCGGCAGCCCGCGTATCGGCGATATGGACATCGTAGCCGGCAAAGGCCCACTTCAGCTGCTTCTGCAATGCAGGATTGTCCTCCACGACCAGCAGGGGTTTGAGCTGACTCTCGTTCATGGCTGCTTCCTGAAACCGTCGTTGGTGAAATCGCGCTACTGCACGGACCGTCCCGCTCAGGCCGTCACACTCTGTCCCGCCTCGCCCTGCCGCGCCAGCGGGATCGACAGGGTGACGATGGTACCCGCACCCGGGGTGCTGGTGACGTGTATCTCGCCGCCCAGTCCGCGGATGAAATCCCGGCTCTCGTACATCCCGATACCCATGCCGGCGTTGCCCTTGGTGGTATCGAACGGCTTGAACAGGCGGTTGCGGATAAAACCGGCGTCCATGCCATGCCCGTTATCGGCTATCTCGACCCTGCATGCCCCGTCCTCGCGCTGCAGACCGATGCGTACGTGTCCGGTCGCGGCGGTCGCCTGCTGTGCGTTCTCCACCAGATGTGCCAACACATGCGCCAGCCGCTGCCGGTCCGCCGTCACCTTGCAACCGGCCGCGCAGGTCGACAGTTGCGGCACGGGCTCGCCGCCGGCGCGGCCGGCAATCACTTCCTGCAGCAGGACCCCCATGTCGACCAGCACCTTCTTGCCGGATACGGCATGCTTGTTGCGCAGCTGCTCCAGCAGGCGCTTGATGTCCGCTGCCGCCGTCGCCACCGAATCGAAGGCATCGTCGAGGAACGCGGGATTATCCTTGTGACGCACCGCGTTCTTCGCAACCATCTCCAGCCCGGCCGCGATATTCTTCAGGTCATGGACCATGTATGAGGACAGGCGATTGAACACCTCGAACTGCTTCGCCTGCGCCAGCGCCTCCGAGGTCATCAGCACGGCCAGATGGCTGGCCACCTGGCGCGCCGCCGTTTTCAGCAGGTCACGGTCCTCCCAGTTCACCTCCCGCACCAGCAGCGGTCTGGCCAGCACCACGAAACCCAGCAACGCGCCCGGCCGGGACAGCGGCACGATCAGCCAGCTGTGCTCGATATCCGCCAACCAGTCCGGCAGCCTGAGGCCGGCGTATTCCTCCGGCCGCTGCGCCATCTCGCGCAGATTGATCACATAACCCTTCCTGGCGAGAAAGCGCACCAGACTGGAATCGGCCGGCTCGACGATGTCGGCATGCGTCGTTGCCCATCCCGCCGTGCACGCGTAATCGCCCTGCTCGTCACGCAGCCAGAGCAGGCCCGCCCGCGCGTCCACCAGCTGCGCCAGCACCCGGATGGCGGTTTCATAGCCGTCCGCCGCCTGCCCCGCCTCACCGAGCGCACCGGTCAGGGACAGCCACTCGCGGCGGTAATCGTACTTGTTGCTGTAGAAGTGCTTGCCGAGAAATACGCGCACCTTGCGCCGGATCTGCACGGAGAACAGCACCGCGATCAGAAACACGATCGCGAGCGAGAAGAACACGATTTGCGCGACACGCCCCCAGTTGCCGCCGTACTCCTGCAGGTAATAGCCTGCCGCCGCCATCACGAGCAGGTACAGACCGCTGCCGACGATGGCCGTGGTATGCAGCACGATGTCGCGCGAGATGAAGATATTCGGCGACCAGTCCTTGTTGCGGGCAGCAGAGAGGGTGAGCAGGGGCACGGCAAACAGGGTGACAAAGCCGCGCGCCTGCCACAGCTCGCGGTCGATACCATTGAGCAGTAGCGCGTTGGCATACAGATAGAAATCGAACGCGAAGATCACGCCTGCGCCGACGAAGAGATGCTTGAGCTTGCGCCGGTGTTCGGGCATGAGATTGCGGAAGAGCTGCTCGATGATCGCCAGCCCGATCACCGCCAGCAGGACGTGGCCCATGAATCTGGCCACGGCAAGGTTGGCACCAACGCGGTCCGGGACATACAGCGGTACCAGTTCGATCAGTAGTACCAGCATCGCGAGGCTGCTGAACAACGCACGCGCGCGCCGCCGCAGAAACGGGTGGCCGACGATCTGCGCGGCCGCGGGTTCGAGCAGCTTGAGCAGGAACAGGTACCAGAGGACGTAGCGCAGGACCTCGAACAGCGCATAGGCACCAAGGAAACGCGGGACATCGAGGGCAACGGCCATGGCCAGCAGCGCCCACAGCGCGGTAACGGTCACGACCGCCGTCAGCAGGCGGCCCTGGCTGCTGCTGCGCCAGCTGAACATCAGCAGCACGGCCAGAAAGCCGAAGCCGAGCGCCGCACAGAGGTATCCGTAGAACCCGACTGTCATGTCCACTGTTGTCGTTGCCCGGTACCCGGCGATGGCTGCGCGATGGCATGACGCGCAGCCGACGCGTTCCCCTGCAGCGCCCGTCCGTCACACCTAAGGCATTGAATTATCGCTTAAGCATTGCGACTGTCAACAAATTTTACAAACCACGGCAGGCCGCCGCCTTAACGCAACAAGCTAAAAGATATGATGTTATGGCTCACAGCCGCATGATTTCAGTGGCCGGTTTCCCCGGGTCCACGCATCGATCGGTGCCGCCGCGTCAGCGACGCATAGAACCCGGCGCCACCCCGCGCTGACATCACCCTGACCGGCACCGGCACTATCCCCTGCCGATCCGCCCGACGGCGCGCGTCGCAGCCGCACGCAGCATCGAGCAGCCGAGGAGACCGTCGACCGCCTGTTGCCGCAGCGGCAGCCAGCGGGCACCCCGCACACGGGCACGCACCACGAACATCCATATATTTGAAATAATTGCAATTTATCTATCGGGCCGTACCGTCAATATTTTTTACACTCGCGCGCATCGGCCGTGACTCGATTTTTACTCATAATATCAATGGATTGCATCAACACATCGAATGCGGCCGCGCCAACCCCGCCCCCAGCCGTAAAAATTTGTAACAACCACCCGCATCCCGGCCCAGGGCAGCCCCCCAAAACAAGCTGTATCTCATTGTTTCTATTGTTCATAAGGCTCATGGCACGGATCATGCTTATTAACTGGCAGGAAGTAACCCAATGTCATCAACGACTCATCAAGGAATCATGGACATGAACTCAGTGCGTAAGGGAATTCTAGGACTTGCAATTATTCTGTTCGGTCTGTTCAGCGCCGGCGCCTATGCCGTCCCGATCACCGGCAGCATTGCGATGGCAGGGTCTTTCAAACTGGTCGACACCTCCGGCAACCTGACAAGTCTCGCCAGCGCTACCGGCATCGACTTCGCCCCGACGGGAAGCGGCGGCATGTTCGCGGTGGTGGGCGCGACCGGCGAATTCAGCTCCATCTCGCTGTTCACCACGATCGGCACGATCGCTGACTTCCAGTTCGACCCCTTCTCCGGGCCGATCAACAATTTCTGGAACCTGGCCAGCGACGGCTTTTCCTTCGACCTGCTGAGTATCGACAGCGTCGACAAGCAGTCGGTCGGTGCAACCGATTTCATCTCCCTGACGGGTTCCGGCCTGATCAACAGCACCATCGCCGGCCTGGACGCGACCTTCGGATCCTGGAGTCTGTCGGGTGACGCCACCAACGGCATCATCTTCGGCTGGTCATCCACGACCACGGCCAAGGGTGTGCCCGAGCCGTCAACACTTGCGCTGATGGGCATCGCCCTGCTGGGCTTTGGCCTGGTGCGGGTCCGCAACAGCCGTCGGGGCAGCGACGCAGGCTGATCCTGCGAGCGGCCGCCCAGCGACGCAGAAGATGCAGCGGAAGATAATAATAATGAAAACAGGACAGTACAATGAAAATGGATTTTCGCCTTGGATTCAGGCCCTTTCACTCCCTGATCGCGGGTTGCACGCTAGGGGTGGCGCTGACAGCGCTGCCCCTGGCAGTCAGTGCAGCCTCCATTAGCGGGACCATGACGCTGGGGGGCGGCAGTTACACGCTGACGGGGGGCACCGACTTCTCGAATGCCACCGGGATCGCGTTTGACTCCCCCACCCTCCTGGCGACGGGCGCCAGCGACCTACTGGGTTCGACTGTCGGCTTCCTTACGCTCGGTGACGTACAGGACTTCGATTTCAGCCCGCTGACCGCATCGATTGCCGGGTTTGTCGAGATCGGGGGCTGGTCCCTGCGACTCGACTCCGCCACGGCCGCCACCCCACGCTCGACTGGTGCACTGTTTCTCAGGGGGACAGGGACCTTGAGCGGGAACGGCGCCGACCCGACCGCAGCGGTCTGGAGTTTTTCCAGCAACAACCTGAATGATTATTCGATGACGGTGTCCGCCGTCCCGGTCCCGGCCGCCTCATGGCTGTTCGGCTCCGGTCTTCTTGCTCTGGCCGGTTTAGCACGCAGGGGAGAGGGAGACGCCTGAAACATAACAGGACGCTCCCACATACGCAGCTCCCGCTTGCGGGAGCTTTTTTTTGCCCCCCGTCGTTGCTCGTGACTCTGGCATAGTGACACGCGCTCGGATGTCACTCCGGCATGATGCAACGCGCTGCGCTGGCAGCGCCTGACAGCCCGTTGTCGTGACGCGTGCGGAATACCGAAATAGCGGCTGGACCCGAGCGCACGACTTTCACCGCATCTCCTGCACAGCCAATACCCCACGGGTTGATGCCCGGAACGCGCAGACAGTCCGCCGCAACAACGAATACGGGCCGCAACGCCCGTTGTCGCGCAGCGCCGGCCGGCATCCGCACGGGCGGCCACTGCCGTCTGACAATCCAGCTGCCGGCGTGCTGTGCGAAAGCCCGGACCAAATTCGACAGCCATGCCGCCAGCAGGCTGCAACAGGGTTGACTGCCGGGACCCGGCTCACCGCGCGGGCGCAGGCTGACCACACCCCGGCCTGGCCGCGATGCCCCCCCCCTGCAGTCTTCCGCAGACGGCTGCTGCGGCAGTCAGTCAGCTGCGGGTTGACGGAGACACGCCGGGACAGGTTGCGTGCAACAGCCCCGCCCGGCTGGGTACCTGGGGAACGGGATGGACCGGACACGCCCGGGGTACGGAAGCCGACAGGACCCGCCGGCACCGTCATCCTGACAAGGTACCGCTACGCTGCAGCAGCGCGATTTCCCTGCCATCGTGCCGATATCCGGCAAAAGGTTCCGCTGTCCCCGGACCGAATCCGCCCAGCGGTGCGCTGCTACGGTGCGGGTCAGCGGCTCAGTGCGCGCCCCGCGGCACCGGCCTGTCATCCCGGCAGCCGAGACGGGACAGCGTTCCAACTGCCGGGGGCTCGCGGAGACCGCCCGCCGCTGCGGCGGATCGGCGCGGGACGGTATACGGGAGTTGCCCTGCAATCAGTGGCACGGGAGGGCCGCGCCAGTTGCGGCGGGGCGGAAGCGACGGCTCAGATGGGTTGAGGGTTGTTGCGGTTTGTGGCGGCGCAGAACCGGGCGGGCGCAGGCGCCGTCGCGTCAGTTCAGCTGCGCCCAGCGATTGATGATCAGGAGGTCGTCGGCACCGATCACGGCATCGGCCGGTGCGGGCACACCGCCGACCAGCGGAGCGACATTGGCCCGGGCCAGCTGGGCCGGCGTCCAGGACATAAGCCCCGCCACCATACGGGTACCCAGCAGGATGTCGGTCGCATCGATGCTGTCATCGCCGTTGATATCGCCATAGAGCGTCGTATCGGCCGGATCCAGCGGGTCGTTGCCCGCCACCACCTCGACCCCGTCGATCACGCCGTCGCCGTCACTGTCTGCGGCCACGGGATTCAGGTCGCCGCTGTCGTAACTGCCTGAACCACCACCATATCCGATCTCATCGGCGTCGCTCAGGCCATCGCCATCGCTGTCGGCAAGCACCGTGCTGGTACACACGAGATTGGCGGTCTCGATGCAGATCTGGCGTTCGACCTGGTCGGCGAGACCGTCACCATCCGTATCGGTCGTGTCATGGTAGGCGTAGACCGCGCCCGAATCGAGCGCGGCGATAATCTTGTCCTGGGCACCGACAACGGCGACCTCGCCGTACGCAGTCACCGCGTTGCCGAAATGGTCCTGGGCCGCGGCGTCGCTGGCGAGAAGTTTCTGGACCTGCTGCCAGACGCCCGGGCTCTGTTCCTGGTACAGGTACGCCGACCCCGACTGGACGCCGCCGTCGCTGTTGTTCTGCGCGCTGACCAGGATGTAATTCTGGGCGGCTGCGCCGACACTGACACTGACCCCGATGCCGAAGGAATCACCCGCGGCCGCATCCGGCGTGACATTGTCCGCCTGGAACGGCTGCAGGCTGACCACCGGATTGGTATCCCACTGCCCGGAGGCGGCACGGGTATAGAGCCGTGCGCTACCGGGCTTGGTGCCGACCGCGCCGGGGGCGCCGACCACGAGCCGGTCGCCGGCCAGATCCAGGGTGAACCCGAAGGCATCCAGAATGGACTGTCCCGCCAGCGTATCCTCCAGCCCCCAGCCGGAGGCCAGGTTGCGGTTGAAAACGTAGACGGCACCGGTAAAGGAGTTGGCCTGATCCGCACCCACCGCGCAATAATCGCCGCTGAGGGCAACCGAGACGCCGAAATCCTGGCCGGTTGCCGGCGCCAGCCGCACGGTCGGCGTCCAGACACCGGTGTTGC
This window encodes:
- a CDS encoding PEP-CTERM sorting domain-containing protein, with the translated sequence MNSVRKGILGLAIILFGLFSAGAYAVPITGSIAMAGSFKLVDTSGNLTSLASATGIDFAPTGSGGMFAVVGATGEFSSISLFTTIGTIADFQFDPFSGPINNFWNLASDGFSFDLLSIDSVDKQSVGATDFISLTGSGLINSTIAGLDATFGSWSLSGDATNGIIFGWSSTTTAKGVPEPSTLALMGIALLGFGLVRVRNSRRGSDAG